The Chlamydiota bacterium sequence GAACGGTTTCCAAGTAAAAAGCTTGCTTTTGTTTGTTTGCGGTAGGAGAAAATGGCAATCAAAAATAAAATCGCGCAGTAAAAAACAAGGGCCAAAAGCGTGGGTGTTTCCATACCCAAAAAGAGTACAATGAAACTCAAATTTATTCAATGACTGATGTTTAAGCGATAAATTCTATTTAGAGGAGGAGCGAAAGGAGTAAGATACAAGGATTGCGATGAAGTTCAACTCCGTGAGGGTTGAACAAAAAGCTAGACGCTGTAGATTGTGCCTTGCAGCCCTCGTATAAATGGGAGTAAGCGCGCAATATCAGTCAATAAGAGCTTTGTTGGATCCATATTTTAGAGCAGAATGGAGCAAGTTTTGTCGGATGTTGGGATAGAGCTCTTCAATTTCTTGGATGAGTAGATCTGTTTTTTTGCGATAGGAGTGTTGTCCTTTTTCGCATTGGCACGTGATGCGTAAAAAGCCCATTTGTTTGGCAAAGCTTTTAATCAGTTCTTCTTGGACATAGATGAGGGGGCGAATAAGTGTTATATTGAATTTTTTCATCTCGATGCGAGCAAGCATCGCGCTAAATTCACCTTTGTGAAACAAATTCATTAACAGCGTTTGGATAAGATCATCGCGATGATGGCCAAAGCTAAGAGTAGAAATGCCTTCGTTTTTTGCCATTTCAAATAATAATTTACGCCGTTTTCTTGCGCACACATAGCAATTAAGAGGCACCTTTTTTTGAGTTGTTTGGGCAATATGCAAAGGAACATTGAGCTGTTTGCACACTGT is a genomic window containing:
- the ttcA gene encoding tRNA 2-thiocytidine biosynthesis protein TtcA codes for the protein MQEIQLKPPFSKTGKKIESMCRKAIFDFHLLDGQKKIGVALSGGKDSLTMLIMLNAINGKGFESFDLHAFCVSGSFSCGASLHQNYLKTVCKQLNVPLHIAQTTQKKVPLNCYVCARKRRKLLFEMAKNEGISTLSFGHHRDDLIQTLLMNLFHKGEFSAMLARIEMKKFNITLIRPLIYVQEELIKSFAKQMGFLRITCQCEKGQHSYRKKTDLLIQEIEELYPNIRQNLLHSALKYGSNKALID